In a single window of the Bacteroidota bacterium genome:
- a CDS encoding carboxypeptidase-like regulatory domain-containing protein, whose protein sequence is MKNLALFFLSTFFVSGAIAQKQTITGIVIDADTKQPLAFVNVVDELTLQGTVSDIDGKFSVPISKDTRQIKFSYIGYTQVDLSLTDTVLNLRQLVIKLHKKDFFLKEFTLVAGENPSYRIIREAIKNAPGNNPEKAGSFSYTSYNKMIFTPGAESKKKPNIDDSLNIRLNDFTKKQHLFMMESVSERNFLDGMNNEKIVASRVSGLQNPSFTLLATQMQSFSFYGDYIAISEKKYLNPISSGSIGRYEYVLEDTLYTLNDTVFIISFFPKPDKNFDALKGLVYINTNLYAIQNVIAEPAFDEPSFHIKIQQKYEFIEGKQWFPVQLNTDIVYKILNVNNQNISGIGRSYIEDIKINPELKKKQFNRIELEVAADAGKKEEVFWNKYRKDSLTEKEITTYHVIDSIGKAENLDLKLKALETVMTGKIPAGYIDFDLNRFLLFNDYEGFRAGAGIHSNEKISKIFSLGGYLAYGFKDKALKYGADVSLKLNDKLEAKLKFFYINDVQESAGINFVLDRKPNLSEIYRPYLISRMDSLQQSGVTLEFRAAEFLTSSITGSHTRFNSTLGYRYASNNSDATMIVNSFNLTEITAGFRFAYGEIFIKTPIYTYSLGTNFPVVWIQLKKGFDNVLNGNFDFYRVDLKVEKSFEIKHLGKTSLQLISGHIEGYLPYTALYAGRGSFKNYHFSVMNTFETMQMNEFLSNTYASVFFNHSFGSLLFSKGKFKPELILVCAAGWGNLNNPANHFNIEYKTMEKGYYESGLRINNLIKSDFIGLGVGMFYKFGPYSQLEYKNNLAIKATFSIIF, encoded by the coding sequence TTGAAGAACTTAGCCCTGTTTTTTCTATCAACATTCTTTGTTTCTGGTGCAATTGCACAAAAACAAACAATTACAGGAATCGTAATTGATGCGGATACTAAACAACCACTTGCTTTTGTAAATGTAGTGGATGAATTAACCTTACAAGGCACTGTTTCTGATATCGATGGAAAATTTTCAGTTCCAATTTCAAAGGATACCAGGCAAATTAAATTCAGTTACATTGGTTATACACAAGTGGATTTATCTTTAACAGATACAGTTTTAAATTTAAGACAACTGGTAATTAAACTTCATAAAAAAGATTTTTTTTTAAAGGAATTTACTTTGGTTGCAGGAGAAAATCCTTCTTACCGCATTATTAGGGAGGCAATAAAAAACGCTCCTGGTAATAATCCAGAAAAAGCAGGCTCTTTCTCATACACATCTTACAATAAAATGATTTTTACTCCTGGAGCAGAATCCAAAAAAAAACCGAACATAGATGACAGCCTAAATATACGGTTAAATGACTTTACCAAAAAGCAACATTTATTTATGATGGAATCTGTTAGTGAACGGAATTTTCTGGATGGAATGAACAATGAAAAAATAGTTGCTTCAAGAGTATCAGGGTTGCAAAATCCCTCTTTTACATTGCTCGCCACTCAGATGCAATCCTTTTCATTTTATGGAGATTATATTGCAATATCAGAAAAAAAATACCTTAACCCCATTAGTAGTGGAAGCATAGGAAGGTATGAATATGTACTTGAAGATACACTTTATACTTTAAATGATACCGTTTTTATTATTTCTTTTTTTCCAAAACCCGATAAAAACTTTGATGCACTTAAAGGATTAGTTTATATTAACACAAATCTGTACGCTATACAAAATGTGATTGCAGAGCCTGCATTTGATGAACCAAGCTTTCATATAAAAATTCAGCAGAAATACGAATTCATTGAAGGTAAACAGTGGTTTCCTGTTCAACTTAATACTGATATTGTGTACAAGATATTAAATGTTAACAATCAAAACATTAGCGGGATTGGCAGAAGCTATATTGAAGACATTAAAATAAATCCAGAATTAAAGAAAAAACAGTTTAATAGAATAGAACTTGAAGTAGCGGCTGATGCCGGAAAAAAAGAGGAAGTTTTTTGGAACAAATACAGGAAAGACAGTTTAACTGAAAAGGAAATTACAACTTACCATGTTATCGATAGTATTGGCAAAGCAGAGAATCTTGATTTAAAATTAAAAGCATTAGAAACTGTAATGACGGGAAAAATACCTGCTGGTTATATTGATTTTGATTTAAACAGGTTTCTTTTATTCAATGATTATGAAGGCTTTAGAGCTGGGGCAGGAATACATTCGAATGAAAAAATTTCTAAAATTTTTTCCCTTGGAGGATATTTAGCTTATGGATTTAAGGACAAAGCTTTGAAATATGGCGCTGATGTTTCTTTAAAATTAAATGACAAATTAGAAGCAAAGCTTAAGTTTTTCTATATTAACGATGTTCAGGAATCCGCTGGAATTAATTTTGTTTTGGACAGAAAACCAAACCTAAGCGAAATTTACAGACCTTATTTGATTTCAAGAATGGATTCTCTTCAACAATCAGGAGTAACACTTGAATTCAGAGCAGCTGAATTTTTAACAAGTTCTATTACCGGAAGTCACACAAGGTTTAATTCCACTTTAGGTTATAGATACGCCAGTAATAATAGCGATGCTACAATGATAGTGAATAGCTTTAATTTAACTGAAATTACAGCTGGATTCCGTTTTGCTTATGGTGAAATATTCATAAAAACGCCCATATACACATACTCTTTAGGAACAAATTTTCCTGTTGTGTGGATTCAACTTAAAAAAGGTTTTGACAATGTATTGAATGGGAATTTTGATTTTTACAGAGTTGACCTTAAGGTTGAGAAAAGCTTTGAAATAAAACACCTTGGCAAAACATCCCTTCAATTAATTTCAGGACATATTGAAGGATATTTACCTTATACTGCCCTTTATGCAGGAAGAGGAAGTTTCAAAAATTATCACTTCTCCGTTATGAATACATTTGAAACCATGCAAATGAATGAGTTTTTATCTAATACTTATGCTTCTGTTTTTTTCAATCATAGTTTTGGAAGTCTTTTGTTTTCAAAAGGGAAATTTAAACCAGAGTTAATCCTGGTGTGTGCAGCCGGATGGGGAAATTTGAACAATCCTGCAAACCATTTTAATATTGAGTATAAAACAATGGAAAAAGGATATTACGAATCAGGTTTAAGAATAAACAATTTAATAAA